One window of Dysidea avara chromosome 11, odDysAvar1.4, whole genome shotgun sequence genomic DNA carries:
- the LOC136239342 gene encoding uncharacterized protein has protein sequence MRPKPIIYRDVSAANVLLKTTEEGGWISKLSDFGSAQFAHLAQTPGPGAAVYAAPEVTGPPRQQTVKIDVYSYGVLLVEVLTKNIPTGNIIAQLQSLEAQWPQYVAISRRRVNRDPNQRPTMTTVLVDLDKIIV, from the coding sequence ATGAGGCCAAAGCCAATCATCTATCGTGATGTCAGTGCTGCCAATGTGTTGCTTAAAACTACTGAAGAAGGAGGATGGATATCTAAACTGTCTGATTTTGGCTCTGCCCAGTTTGCTCATCTAGCCCAAACACCAGGCCCAGGTGCTGCAGTGTATGCTGCTCCAGAAGTCACTGGTCCACCTCGTCAGCAAACAGTGAAGATTGATGTTTACAGTTATGGAGTGCTACTAGTGGAGGTATTGACCAAGAATATACCCACTGGAAATATTATAGCTCAGTTGCAATCTCTTGAAGCACAATGGCCCCAGTATGTGGCCATTAGTAGAAGACGTGTTAACAGGGATCCCAATCAGAGGCCAACTATGACAACAGTACTTGTTGATCTGGACAAAATCATAGTGTAA